The Mytilus galloprovincialis chromosome 7, xbMytGall1.hap1.1, whole genome shotgun sequence genome has a window encoding:
- the LOC143083881 gene encoding uncharacterized protein LOC143083881: MYSTVVIFVSLSSCLLAEDIPFCEDGFYYNRGEVECVQCSECEGANLIIRAPCGGDQNTICGPFVEFDKFHQSPIDNVKPNQTYEWFDKTIEDNQHTNFPTTVDQDKKWYTLAMALLGVLSFISLAVGIYIIAVCFVCKRRRREKEIICDPELCTTAGANQRSRLVQSSTVPSRDRLKTHRNTYTLDEDYDADNSNQTVSSTSSHYVYFKTAEPPNV, encoded by the exons atgTATTCGACAGTAGTTATATTTGTTAGTTTAAGCAGTTGTTTACTGGCAGAAGATATCCCTTTTTGTGAGGATGGATTTTATTACAACCGAGGCGAAGTCGAGTGTGTTCAATGTTCTGAATGTGAAGGAGCAAATCTTATTATCAGAGCCCCTTGTGGTGGTGATCAGAACACTATCTGTGGACCGTTTGTCGAGTTTGACAAATTCCATCAAAGTCCCATTGATAACGTAAAGCCAAATCAGACATATGAATGGTTTGACAAGACAATTGAGGATAATCAGCATACGAACTTTCCAACAACAGTGGATCAGGATAAGAAATGGTATACTCTAGCTATGGCGCTCCTGGGAGTATTGTCTTTCATTTCACTTGCTGTTGGGATATACATTATAGCTGTGTGTTTTGTTTGCAAGAGGCGAAGACGAGAAAAGGAAATCATCTGTGACCCAG AATTGTGCACGACAGCGGGAGCCAACCAAAGATCCAGACTGGTGCAGTCCTCGACAGTTCCTTCCAGGGACCGTCTCAAGACGCATAGGAACACTTACACGCTGGACGAGGACTACGATGCTGATAACAGTAATCAGACAGTTTCATCGACGTCATCACATTATGTGTACTTCAAAACGGCTGAACCACCGAATGTGTGA